One Plectropomus leopardus isolate mb chromosome 1, YSFRI_Pleo_2.0, whole genome shotgun sequence DNA segment encodes these proteins:
- the gldn gene encoding gliomedin, producing the protein MLKLVGDRQKRGGEVVTMWIPTPSMTLPQRMVLYGTCVVALMNSVGLLVLLVQQNQQRVLLEQTGAKLTEVEQSSVVEFLQEVPRGAAGLRARVGDQPQYQYQYSRNKRSEELEKELKQELQQEDGLEVHQQEASQEVGEEAEKKMKDEMKHKHRHRQSYHKAHVQDDMMMMMTYSMVPIKLLIDICNSTKGVCIAGPPGPPGLPGVDGMPGHNGTDGIPGLNGQPGADGKRGKKGEKGDPGEKGERGEPGPPGEKGQPSNDVIIEGPRGPPGPPGPPGPPGPQGPPRTRHHRANLQAAHTLGLLHAIPNDETSSVREAAKLHEKPAKKNECLIKSLINPRNVTKMESTFGTWMKDTAQLNDERIWVAEHFSGRVVKEYKSIASFQNSSSDIVDVRKFFQGCGHTVHNGSFYYHIAGTSSIGRFDFHTKRLHTLTIDNALYHNLAYLLHNSKTYFKLAADENGLWLIFASSIDESITVAELDQKTFSVTSYINTTYPRTKAGNAFIACGVLYVTDTKDTRVTFAFDLLKGKPVNVTFDLRSPGGVLAMLSYSPKDRHLYVWDHGYVRLYVVHFISDE; encoded by the exons ATGCTGAAGTTGGTGGGTGACCGTCAGAAAAGAGGAGGTGAAGTGGTAACCATGTGGATCCCGACCCCCAGCATGACTCTCCCTCAGCGGATGGTGCTGTATGGGACATGTGTCGTGGCGCTGATGAACTCTGTGGGTCTCCTCGTGCTCTTGGTCCAGCAGAATCAACAACGCGTCCTGCTGGAGCAGACAGGGGCGAAGCTGACGGAGGTGGAGCAGAGCTCGGTGGTGGAGTTCCTCCAGGAGGTGCCGAGAGGAGCGGCGGGGTTGAGGGCGAGAGTAGGGGACCAGCCTCAATACCAGTACCAGTACTCCAGGAATAAGAGAAGTGAGGAACTGGAGAAGGAGTTAAAGCAGGAGCTTCAGCAGGAGGACGGACTGGAGGTCCATCAGCAGGAGGCCAGCCAGGAGGTGggagaggaagcagagaagAAGATGAAGGATGAGATGAAGCACAAGCACCGCCACAGACAGAGTTACCACAAAGCACACGTGCAGGatgacatgatgatgatgatgacttaCTCCATGGTGCCG aTAAAATTGTTGATTGACATTTGCAACAGCACCAAGGGAGTCTGCATCGCTG GACCACCAGGACCGCCTG gTTTGCCCGGTGTGGACGGTATGCCCGGCCACAATGGGACTGATGGCATCCCAGGACTGAATGGACAGCCCGGGGCCGatgggaaaagaggaaaaaaag GTGAGAAAGGAGATCCTGGTGAAAAAGGAGAGCGAGGAGAGCCTGGTCCGCCCGGAGAGAAGGGACAACCATCCAATGATGTCATTATTGAGG GTCCTCGTGGTCCTCCAGGTCCTCCTGGTCCCCCAGGACCTCCTGGCCCTCAGGGACCGCCCAGAACAAGGCACCACAGAGCCAACCTTCAGGCTGCTCACACTCTGG GGCTGTTACATGCAATTCCAAATGATGAAACCTCCTCTGTAAGGGAGGCTGCGAAACTACACGAGAAACCTGCCAAGAAGAACG AGTGCCTGATTAAGTCTTTGATCAACCCCAGAAATGTGACGAAGATGGAGAGCACATTTGGCACGTGGATGAAAGACACCGCTCAGCTGAATGATGAGCGGATTTGGGTGGCAGAACACTTTTCTG GTCGTGTGGTGAAGGAGTACAAAAGCATTGCCTCCTTCCAGAACAGCAGCAGCGACATTGTGGATGTTAGAAAGTTCTTCCAAGGCTGCGGACACACCGTTCACAACGGTTCTTTCTATTATCACATCGCTGGTACTTCCAGCATCGGCAG ATTTGATTTTCACACCAAGAGGCTTCACACTCTCACTATCGACAACGCTTTGTACCACAACCTCGCCTACCTGCTCCACAACTCCAAGACCTACTTCAAACTGGCCGCAGATGAGAACGGCCTGTGGCTGATCTTTGCCTCCAGCATAGACGAAAGCATCACGGTGGCCGAGCTGGACCAGAAGACCTTCTCCGTCACGTCCTACATAAACACCACCTACCCACGCACCAAGGCCGGCAACGCCTTCATCGCCTGCGGTGTCCTGTACGTCACCGACACAAAGGACACCAGAGTCACCTTTGCTTTTGACCTGCTGAAGGGAAAGCCGGTCaatgtgacctttgacctgagGTCTCCAGGCGGAGTGCTGGCGATGCTCTCCTACAGCCCCAaggacagacatctctatgtGTGGGACCACGGCTACGTCAGGCTCTACGTGGTCCACTTCATCTCCGATgagtaa